The Nicotiana tomentosiformis chromosome 9, ASM39032v3, whole genome shotgun sequence genome contains the following window.
ATGAATATAAGGCCCATTTGATAAAATTATTCTGTGGTATTGATATAGTTACGATTCATCAGATCAGTTGGTAGATTGTTACGAAAATGAAATTTAATGTAACTCAATCTCAAAAGCGAGAACTATCCAAAACCATATAAATCGACAACAATACTTCACTCGATGTAAGATTTTATTTAGTATGCACATAACTAACTTATCGTCTTATTTATCCGATTGTACGAGAAATATACTGGTATCCAAAAGCATATGTGGGGTATTATACTACTCATTCCCTTTCAATTTATGACTGGACACAATTGTTAAGAAAAGTAAGGAAGACTTTAAATTTTATGGTCTCAAACTAAAGATGTATATAATGTACTAAAATGCCCTTGAATCTTGTGGTCTTAAATATGCCATATGAAATTTTGAAGTTAAAGAGTTACTCCCTctattccaatttatgtgaacctatttgacccTCTTGAATCTTCGTATTTCTTAGTACTTTCTGTAGCAACTGGGTCCGAGATAGAATAGAAAGTTTGagttaaattttttctttttcgaaGACCTTAAAAAAGAAACgaagacttttaaaacttatGGTTCTAAACAAGAtatgatatttgtgtggctataattctttTGAAACTCGTGGTGTTAAATATGTCagaatatttgtgtggctataaaagcttTTCACTGAGGATAGAATTCAAAGTTTAAATTagattatttccaaatttagaaaatgGGTCTTTTGTTTTGGAACGGATAAAAAAAGAAATACTTTGTAAATTGGAACGAAGGAAGTACTAAATAGAGAAATAGACATTTTTTTTTAAACCgactaaaaagaaaagtaaaaacacATAACTTAAATTAAAACGTACATTACAGTTTGATCTTCCTTCCCTTCCAAGTGCATGTTACGTCTAGCAACAGTCTACGGGGTCAGAGGGTCCTATGCACTTTTGTGCAGAACAGTAACCACTTAACTACCATTAGCTGCACGGCCCTGGCTAATATTTTTATGCAATGACTATTGCATTTGCGGTTTGAATGCGCCACTATGAATGCGGAGACGCAATATAATCCCATTCAGTACTAacttcatctctcttcttctaTTGACTCTATAGAAATCAAAGATATGGCTAGGAACATTCCTACTCTTCATCTTTATAACAAACTTTCTTTACTTCCTCCTTCTATAACATATTTTGTAACTGTTCTGTTAGTCTTTGCAATAATCTCTATGGTGGCATTTTTATGTGGAGTTGGTGCTCACAAGAgggaaaaggagaagaaaaagagTGTGCAGTTGGGTGGTAAAAAGCCAGTTGGAAGGTTAGAGAGCAACATAAGTAGTACTAAAGCTCTTTTGATGGCCAAAATGATATCTTGGAGAAAAGAGCAAGATGAAGATGATAATCAACCAAAGGAAAATTGGGAAGATGAGAATGCACTGTGGAAAAGAACAATTATTAAAGGAGAAAAATGCAGACCATTGGATTTTTCAGGCAAGATTTCATATGATGCTAAAGGAAATATGGTGTTGGATTAATTCATGGCTTCTGCTTTGTTTTTCTCTTTTATATTCTTTTTTTGGGTGTGGGAGGAAGTGATATAAGAGTGTTGATTGTTCTCTAATTCTCttacttttttctttattttcgaTTTTTTGGATTTTGCTTTTGGTGATTGTAATTTGTAAGTATCGTTGATCTCGTGACTTTTGTAATATTGTTAACATCCGGGGATAACAAGCTTCGGTACTTGCCACCTAAAGGATCGCTTGATGTCTGTATCTATGAAATCGAGAATTTCGGGGGACATTTCGTTCGAAGTATATGAAGTTTTAATCTTCCTCTAAAATTTTGTATTACTTATATAACATTGggatttttatataaaatattacataacaaatataatattatctaTAATTAACATAATATTTAGTTTTTGAATCAAATTTCCCATAAGTATCAAAAACTGTTAATTTGAGTGCCCGTATGAATTATAAAAGAACGTGGTTCTTTATCGTGTTCCTTAAGCGTAAAGTAAATAAACAATAAAATGAACACAatgatttttacgtgaaaaatcacccggctcaaaaggtgcaaaaatcacgacctaccatGTAGGATTTTTAACTCCAACTCCACTATAACACTGTGCCAAAATATATCAATTACATGACTGTAATTAAATACTCTCTAGTACTCCAACTACTCCTATTTGAttcacaagttactctaacttgtaaagcaaaacactcactccaactcactaaTTATTTTTGACacttgattacaactcaatttcctaaaataCATTCACTAGACTGACTCAGGCAGAATACAATGCAAGTACTCGACTCGAGTAACCAACTTATGACTCTTTTGTTGATGTGTAAAAGGATAGTTCAGAAGTCCAAAGTCGATCATACTTAAACACTTCAACTTAAGATCTTCTAGGAGTCCTATTCATAGTCAGCTTCCTatttgataggactcctactgTTCCAAGGATTCCACAAGGTTTGGAACTTTTGTCTCTGACTAAATTATCCATATCTTCTTGAGCAACGACCCTTATCACTTATAGCAGCCTTCTTCCATCAAACTCGGACCTGGGtaactttgaaataaaattattgtcttgtacagTCGTACAAGTATCAACATGAGAAACTGATACTTTCTCTTGAGAAGTTGGTTCTTCATAACAATTAAGCAGCTACGTTAAGGACCTGGTTCTTTAAACCCTTAGTCATACTTTtttaatcatcaaaacttcaataCTCAATAAATTCTCTCTCGTTGATGATGACAAACCTTGTACACAACAGAACCAGATAATCACATCAAAGAACCAGATAATCACAACAAGTGACAAGTACTATTGACAGACATGTACGTTCAAAACCCACAACCCTCCAAccttatcttcccccttttggcatcatcgaaaacaCAAAAAATTGTTAGACATGAAGTACAGATAATGTAAGATTCAAAGCCAAACATGATACATCACAATCTTAAGAAATATCAAGGCAAATAAACTAGACTGATGATCCAATATAGTACAAAACAGTAAAGCAGAGCAAGAGGAGACATTAAGTAGTACCAAAAGAAGCCCATGGCCTTGTCTTCATCATTAAAACAAAATAAACTAAGCATACTGCAAACTACTCAGACtaagacaaaagaaaaaaaaaagataaggcATCACTAGAATAGCAAAAGAACTAAGAACACTGGGAAGGAACATGTTCATGGGTGAGAAGCAGAGGGAGGTCAAAGCTTTCATATGGGTGGAAATATGTTGGGCATTAGCCTCCTTATCTATTCTGAGATCTTCCTTGAGTTGCTTTGTTTCCTTTCTCAGCTCATTATTGTCTTCACGAAGCTTGGCATTCTTTTCATCAGCGAACTCTAACCTCTTGCTGAGCTCTGTAGCCCTACTGCTCCCATGTAGAATAACAGATCCTGTGGGTCCTCTAGCCTTGATCTCGGTAACACCATCCAAAATGTGATTGTGGTGTCCAAACTTAAGCTCAAGTAAGAAAATGTTGAGCTTGTCAAGCAACTCAGTTAACATGAAACCATAAGGCATAACATGCTTAGGTTTGGAGGTGTCTGCAGATCTTGTCATGTGCTGAATCATCAGGCTAAGAAGATTGATAGGTCTACCAGTGTCAAGAATATCCATCACAGCCATGTCCAAAAGAGTAGCTTCATGCCTTCTCTCAAACCTCTGCAGAATGCAGGAATTGACAAAATGAAACAATAATTTGTGAAAGGGAGTCATATCAGTCTTATACACTTTCTGGGGAGTATCTAGTTCAAACTTTTGGGAGAGCTTCCTTGTGACCATAATGCCAGTGTTAACATAATTATCTATGGCTGGCCATATTTTCTTCAAGTAATTATCAAATCCCAAGGAAGAGATATTCAGAAGCATCCCCAACTCCTCAGTATCAAACTCTATTTCAAAGCCCCCTACCTTACTCTTGACTACCTTCCCATCAAAGTTGAAATTTGCATAGAACTCCACCACAGCAGGAACACATACTGGGGGAAAATCTTTGACAAACATGTGCTTCCACCCCTGTAGCTCAAGTTTTTCAACCAGTTGAGCCGTCCTTTTCTCATCAGTGTTCGCAAAAATCTTTCCATTTAGCACTTTTCTGTTCCTGAACTCTGTGAGTCGATCAACTGCAACTGGCACATTCTTTCTTATCTTACACCTACTAGCCTTTGCAGAAGGGGTAGCGGGTTTTGTAACTTTGACACCCTTTCTCTTTGGTGCAGAAAACTTAGTTGGCAAGGCAGAGTCAGACTCATCTTCTCCATCCACCTCAATAATAGGTTCCACAATTGAGACCTTCTTCTTTGGCTTCTTTGCACTTCTAGACTCCTTAATGATTTGTGCATCTACAACCTTTCTTTTACTCCTTGTAAGAGGAGTTCTGGTAGGAAGAGCCACTCATTTACTTGTTGAGATTGCTGACTTTGTAGCTTTCACAAGGGTTTTCCTGATTTTCTTCCCTACCTCAGATAGTGGCGCATCATCTTCATCACTGCTTACTTCTTCATCTCTAGTGAAAAGAGTTAACAGAGACCCAGGTTCTTGAGCCCTTGTATCTTTACTAGTTTCTTCTGAAGGGGTTATGATAGCGTTTTCAATGGTCATTGAACCTTCAGATTCCTCACTCATATTCCCATTTTCTTCCTCACTCTCTTTATCACCTTCTTCACTCTCACTTACCTTTTCTTGATCCTCACCCTCACTTTTAGAGTCATCCTCTTCTTCACTATGATTTTCTTTTTCTGCAGAATCATTAACCTGTTCATATGTCTTATCATCTGTATCACTCTCCTTCTCATCTCCAAATGCTCCCTCATTCTCACTTTTTTCTTCTTAATTGGCTATGTTTTGAGCATCATGCTTCTCATGACTGTTcacaacttcttcttctttttcaccctCATCATCTTCCTTATCCTCAGTCCAACTAAAAGAAAGGCCATCGGAAGCCTCTTTTTGCACATGTTTTCTTGGAGTGGCCTTGACCTTTGTTGACTTAGAGGTATTTTTCACAGTAAGCTCAGGTGCATGGGTAGTTGCTTTTGGATGAGGGGATACAGTAGAGGTGGGGATGATAGGaagaacaaaaatatgggatgatGATGTAGATATAGTGGAGGATATCGAAGGAGACGGAACAGGTGTGGGTGTTGTTTCCCTTAAAGGCTTGACATTTTTCTTCGATTTAGGCTTCATGATTTTGGGTTTTGCTTCAGCCTTGGTCGATGATTTAGTTTTAGAGGGTGTTTGACTAGCTTTAGGCATGGTGATCAGATGAGAGACTCGAAGAAGAGAAAGGGAGAATTAGTTCTTGATAATTGCTCTTGATTCTTGCTTAGGGTTTGAGAGAAACAGTGAGGTCTGAGAAGATGATCATAAGATCCTTTTAAAGACGTTACTCCTAATTTGACTGAAAGAGAGAAGGTGACTGAATTTGAGCTCTAATGGGACTCTTATAACAGTTACTTTGACTGTTAGGATTTCAGGAGTAATTGAACTCTAATTGCACTAGGATTCCCCTTACTCTTTGACTAGAAGACGACTGGAAGTGATGCCAATGGAATTAGAAGTCTGAGTATAGCAATAATTTTAGGATATAAAGTCCTAGTGACTTAAGACAGTGTGGCACATACCTGAGTCAAAGGACCAACTCCTTATTTGTTTCTGCAATAAAGCTTCAACACTTCATATTAGTATCACACAACATATTTATCAGCTAGATTTTCCAAGCAAGTGTGTGAGCTTAATACCAGCACAAAGTTGAATCAAACACATTGTACTTAATTATCTACATCTAATTATGCTTTTTCTAGCTAATCACTGGGATTCaacttagagggaagagttgattagacctagttctagtctattcctttcaaagtgatccctaCTCAGAGCTTTAGTAAATATATCAGCAATTTGATCTTCAGTTTTACAAAAGTTAATTGAGATATTCCTTTTATCAATATTGTCTTTGAGAAGTGATGTCTAATGtcaatgtgcttggttctcttGTGCTGGCATGGATTTTTAGAAATGTTTATGGCACTGGTGTTATCACAAAAAGTGGAAACACAATCAATAAATATACCATAGTCCCTTAGCTTTTATCTTATCCATAGCAACTGAGCACATCAGGATGTTGTTGCCACATATTCAGCATCGActgtagataaggccactgagtTTTGCTTCTTGGTTCCCCAAGACACCAGACAAGAACCAAGAAAATGAGCTGTTCCTAAAGTGCTTTTCCTATCAACATGAAAACCTGCATAGTTAACATCAGTATAACCAACTAGATCAAAGTTATACTCTCTAGGATACCATAGACAGAGGTTAGGGGTCCCCTTGAGATATCTTAGTATCCTTCTGATAGCCATCAGGTGAGATTCCTTGGGATTTGCTTTAAATCTTGCACATAATCCCACACTAAACACTATATCAGGCCTGCTTGCTGTGAGGTACAATAGTGAcccaatcattcctctatataGTTTTTGTTCCACACTTTTCCCTTCTCCATCAAGGTCCAGCTTTGTTGCAGTTGCAATGGGTATGTCAATGGACTTAGAGGAGtccatgttgaacttcttcagtAGTTCTTTGATATATTTCTGCTGATGTATCATGGTTCCAGTAGGTGTTTTCTTGATTTGCAGCCCTAGAAAGAAGTTCAATTCACCGATCATACTTATTTCAAACTCATTTCCTATTATCTCAGCAAATTCCTTGCACATTGCTTCATTGGTAGCCTCAAAGataatgtcatccacatacacttgCACAATCAGAATATTCTTCCCTCTGCTTCTTAGAAATAGAGTATTGTCCACTTTTTCTCTTACAAACTTGTTGGTTAAGAGACATTTTGGGagcctttcataccaagctcttgGAGCATGTTTCAGTCCATAAAGAGCTTTATCCAGTTTGAACACATAGTCAGGAAATTCATCACTTTCAAATCCAGGAGGTTGTTTGACAAACACTTTCTCCTTCAGATAACCATTCAAAAAGGTactttttacatccatctaataTAAGGTGAACTCCATGTGGGCAGCAAAGGCTATCCGCATTCTTATAGCCTACATTCTAGCTACATGTGCAAACGTCTCATCATAGTCAATGCCCTCCTCTTGATTATATCCCTGAACCACTAGTTTGGTCTTGTTCCTTGTGACATTTCCTTGTTCATCCAACTTATTTCTGAATACCCATCTAGTACCTATGACAGTTCTGCTCTTCAGTTTCTATACCAGGCGCCTGACCTTGCTTCTCTCAAATTGATTTAGCTCCTCTTGCATGGCTATGATCCAGTCTGGATCCTTTAGAGCTTCTTTGATGGTCTTAGGTTCAACCTGTGAGAGGAATGTTATGagtgcacatagatttcttagaGAAGACCTAGTTTGCACCCCTTCATTTGGATAAGAGATGATAttctcaagaggatgtgaactttGATGCTTTCATGGCTTACAGAGAAGATTCACCCGAGGAGTGACCCAAAGGAGCAGGTTTAGTGTGTGTGGCTTCATTAGTCTGGTCAGTAGTTAGAGTAGttatttcttcttcttgttcctcaTGATCACTGTTAGTTTCCTTGTGGTTTTCATATCCATCTTCATACTGAGGTTCAGATTCCTTTGTATCTCCATCACTAGTGAATCCTATGTCATAATCTTCATCCTGCAGACCTTTCTCAGCTAGATTGTTagattcatcaaaaataacatgaatattttatttcacacacatagttcttttattaaaaacCTTATAGGACTTACTATGTGGAGAGTAACCCAAGAaaactccctcatcacttctgtcatcaaacttacctagagcTTCTTTCCCATTATTATGCACAAAACATTTGCACCCAAAGGCTCTCAGGTGAGTGTTGTCGGGTTTTCTTCctcgaagtaactcatagggagttttctcaagAATGGGTCTGACCGTACATCTATTAGCAGGTAGAAAGCAATATTGATAATCTCAGCCTAGAAACTCTTAGGCAATCCATTAGCAATCAACACGGTCCTCCCCATTTCTTCTAAggatctattctttctttctaaaATCCCATTTTGTTGTAGAGTTCTAGGTGCAGAGAAATTATGGTCAATACCATGTGAGCCAAAGAACTCAAggaattttgaattttcaaattcagttCCATGGTCAGTTCTTATACTTAATACATTACACCCTAGATTTTGTTGAATCAATATGACAAATACACAGAAAACATTAAAGGTTTTATCTTTGGATCCCAAAAACAAAGTCCAGGTATACCTGGAGAAGTCATCAACACTCACAAACACATACCTCTTACCTTTTCTACTCCTTTTTCTCATTGGTCCATATAGGTCCATGTGAAGGATTTCTAGAGGTTTAGAATTACTTACAAACTTTTTAGATTTAAAGGATGACCTTACATGTTTCCCTCTAACACAGGCATCACATACCTTATCAGAGGTGAACTCAACTCTAGGTAGCCCAAGAACCAAGTCCTTTGCTGCCAACTTGTTGAGTTGAGAGAGACTGGCATGTTCGAGTCTTCTATGCCATAGCAGTGGATCATATTCCTTTACACTCAAGCATATGTGCTCACTCTGGGGAAGTGACATAATCGATATTTTGTAGACATTGTTATGTCTCTTAACCTTTAACATAATTTCATCAGTATCAAGCTTAGCGACAATGCAAattttggaattgaattttaCCTCATTTCCTTTGTCGCACATTTGAGAGATACTAAGAAGATTGTGTTTAAGACCTACCACCTAATAAATATCTTCTATAGCATGAGAGAGTGACTTACTAACCTTGCTAATACCTTTTATCTGACCCTTTTTCCCATTTTCAAATGACACACTCCCTCCTTGGAAGAATGTCAATGAGAGGAAGTTTTTATTTTCTTCAGTCATATGTCTTGAGCATCCACTGCCTAGATACCAGTCCTGATTGTTTCCTCTCACCTTAGCCTGCACCAAAATTCACAAATTAGTTTTGGGAACCCAGACAAGCTTGCATCCTTTTTTGTTGGAAAAGGGGATGAATCAGACCCCTTCTTGCCTAGAATAGGAGAGGGTTAACCTTTGGCTCCTCTTCCTTCTTCACATTTTTAGCAATACCAAAGGTGTTTCTAAATTGAGCATGAATTAAGGCAGGACACGTGTCTCTAAAGTGTCCTATTCTTCCACAATGAGTGCACATGTTATTATCAGAAATTCCTACATACTTGGGTCAAACTTAGGGACATATTTTCTGTAGCCAATTCCAGATTTGTTAGAGCTACAATGTTCATTCAGCCAGTTCAGGGCATCAGAAGATCTATGTCATTTGCTTAGTCTACAGAGTTCATAATTAACCTTTTTTAGGTTTTCCTGCAGGACTTTATTTCTatattcaacatcacaaagattaTCTTTAGCAATTTTTAATTCCTTTTTAAGATTTTCCTGCAGATCACTCATTTTTCCTTTTCCATGTATATCAGGATACTTCTAATTCTTAGAAGTAAGCTCAAGAACCTAGTTCTTAAGGTCTTTGACATGTTTCTCTAAACTAGCTTTGTCAGATTCAAGCTTTTTAATATCAAGTTTGACACAAGAAAAGTTGTTTATTAGCCGATCATTTCCAGTACTCATTTTAttcatttcattcattaaggtcacaaTTATGGCCATCAGTTATTTTTTGGACTTAGCATGAGTGTTCTCTTTCAAGTCAGATATACTTACCTGGTTTGCTTCATCTTCGTTTCTGAATCGCTCATGGCCATAATCCCTGTCACTTCTTTCTCTATTTTGGATTCTTCAATCGCCATCAAGGCCACTTTGATATTTTCATTTCCAAAGTCAGTTTTTAAGGTCCGCCATATATCATGAGCAGAGATGCAAGAGGATACTCTGAGGAGAGTATTTCTAGACAAGCTTTTGTAGAGCTGGTCTTTTGTTTTAGCATTTTTCTGAACTAGCTGACAATCTTCCTCATCGTATTCCTCTTCTCTTTTGTTGTACCTGTTACCTTCACTGTCCATTTTGATTGGGAGAATTGGTCTATGACTAACAATTATCCATAGGTCAAAGTCAGTAGCCTGAAGAAATGTTTCCATAAACAACTTCCATTCATCATAATGGTGTTCATCAAACAAGGGAGGTCTTCCAATGTGCATTCCAAGCTGTATTGGGGGTTCAGTCTCCACAGCTTGGTGTTCATCAATCACAGCATAGAGACTTGTAGCCTCATCCTCCTTTTCTTCCACTAGATCACTTCCACTATCCTCATATGCTACCAAGAAGGCTTACTTCATTGCTTCAGTAAATCCTTTGCCTAGGATTTTTCCTATGTTGGAATCCTTTTCTCTCATCTACTCCCATTTCTCTTTTCAGCTCATTCTTTTCTCCGCTCAATTTCCCACATTGGGCAGTCCTTGACCATGTGATCTAGCTTGCTGCACTTGTAGTACCCATCATAGTTAGTTTTGTCGATCTGCTTGGGCTTACTACTAGTCTCTCTCTTGGATGCACTTTTGGAATTCTTCATGAACCTATTGAACTTGGAAAACATTGATAGATCAGGACCATCATAGTCAGATTCATCATTCTCAGATGCTTTAAGAACCAAGGCCTTATCCTTCTTGGGTTCTTCCTTGCACAGTTCTATCTTTCttatttcatgagtttttaagttttcaac
Protein-coding sequences here:
- the LOC104101767 gene encoding uncharacterized protein; protein product: MARNIPTLHLYNKLSLLPPSITYFVTVLLVFAIISMVAFLCGVGAHKREKEKKKSVQLGGKKPVGRLESNISSTKALLMAKMISWRKEQDEDDNQPKENWEDENALWKRTIIKGEKCRPLDFSGKISYDAKGNMVLD